A genomic window from Tolypothrix sp. PCC 7910 includes:
- a CDS encoding ABC transporter permease, whose amino-acid sequence MSKYLVKRLLIAIPTLIAISIVIFTILALAPGDPMGEFATNPSITAEVRENIRKSLGLDQPIHIRYVKWFTAFITGDMGYSFTSRSPVIGLILQRIPTTLWIVGSAYLVGVLLAIPLGVISALKRNTIFDTILTTLVFVGFSLPTFFTGLLFIIIFSIQLKWFPFIYSSTLQVTDWQSLIAQIKQSIMPITVLGIWQTAMLMRFVRSEILENIHQDYVRTAYAKGLPKFLVINRHVLRNALIPVVTLVALDIPSVFTGALVTEKVFRVPGIGALLIESIYKNDTPVVMAITFIYAILIVIFNLIADILYGLLDPRVKYTK is encoded by the coding sequence ATGAGTAAATATTTAGTCAAACGATTGCTAATTGCTATCCCGACTTTAATTGCTATCAGTATTGTAATTTTTACGATTCTGGCATTAGCACCAGGCGATCCAATGGGAGAATTTGCCACTAATCCTTCCATTACAGCAGAAGTACGAGAAAATATCCGCAAATCTTTAGGTTTAGATCAACCAATTCATATCCGTTATGTCAAGTGGTTTACTGCTTTTATAACTGGAGATATGGGGTATTCATTTACTAGCCGTAGTCCCGTAATTGGTTTAATTCTTCAACGCATCCCGACAACTTTGTGGATAGTAGGTTCTGCTTATCTTGTCGGTGTATTGCTGGCTATACCTCTGGGCGTAATTTCGGCTCTCAAACGCAATACTATTTTTGATACGATTTTGACAACTTTAGTTTTTGTAGGATTTTCTTTACCAACATTTTTTACAGGTTTACTATTTATTATTATCTTCAGTATCCAGTTAAAATGGTTTCCTTTTATCTACAGTAGTACTTTACAGGTAACAGATTGGCAGAGTTTAATTGCTCAAATTAAACAATCAATTATGCCTATTACTGTATTAGGAATTTGGCAAACAGCAATGCTAATGCGCTTTGTGCGTTCCGAGATTTTAGAAAATATTCATCAAGATTATGTACGGACTGCGTATGCTAAGGGATTACCCAAATTCTTAGTCATCAATCGTCATGTTTTGCGGAATGCATTAATTCCTGTAGTGACATTAGTTGCTTTAGATATTCCCAGCGTCTTTACAGGTGCTTTAGTTACAGAAAAAGTTTTTCGGGTTCCGGGTATAGGTGCTTTATTAATTGAATCTATTTATAAAAATGACACCCCAGTGGTAATGGCAATTACTTTTATATATGCAATTTTGATTGTTATTTTTAACCTTATTGCCGATATTCTCTATGGTTTACTAGATCCTCGCGTCAAGTATACAAAATAG
- a CDS encoding carbonic anhydrase, with product MSQIVEEVLAANLTYTQNFSDKGNLTIPPARRFAILTCMDARLDPAKFAGLAEGDAHVIRNAGGRASDDAIRSLVISYKLLGTREWFVIHHTNCGMETFTNQIISNLLASSLKTAKLDETGWSDIGSGSGSNEGKFINWLTIDDLAQSVYADVQRIRLHPLVPSEIPIYGYIYDVKTGQLIEVPEATKVGQADYVITNE from the coding sequence ATGAGCCAAATTGTAGAAGAAGTTCTGGCAGCTAATCTTACTTACACGCAAAACTTCAGTGATAAGGGTAATCTCACCATACCCCCAGCTCGTCGGTTTGCAATTCTCACTTGCATGGATGCGAGACTCGATCCAGCTAAATTTGCTGGATTAGCTGAAGGGGATGCTCATGTAATTCGCAATGCAGGTGGACGTGCTAGCGATGATGCAATTCGCTCTTTGGTGATTTCTTACAAACTACTTGGGACTCGTGAATGGTTTGTCATTCATCATACTAATTGTGGGATGGAAACCTTCACGAATCAAATCATCAGTAACTTACTTGCTAGTAGTCTCAAAACAGCCAAACTAGATGAAACTGGTTGGTCTGATATTGGATCTGGGTCGGGATCAAACGAAGGTAAGTTTATCAATTGGTTAACTATTGACGACCTGGCTCAAAGTGTTTATGCAGATGTACAAAGGATTCGTTTGCATCCGTTAGTTCCCTCAGAAATTCCTATTTATGGTTATATTTACGATGTGAAAACTGGGCAATTAATTGAAGTGCCTGAAGCCACAAAAGTTGGTCAAGCTGATTATGTAATTACTAATGAGTAA
- a CDS encoding aliphatic sulfonate ABC transporter substrate-binding protein codes for MKSFQQTRITSFALLFVIGLGLSFAIASCAPSNSANAPAEKPQASKLTVLKMGHQKGMALLNILKAQGSLEKRLQPQGISVTWNEFSSTAPLLEGMGVGAIVFGGGGGTGSVFAQAADKPFVRVAASTSSTRSSAILVKENSPLKTLADLKGKKVAFAKGASSQYMIVRALEKVGLKYSDIQPVYLTPAEALPAFERGDFDAWVIWDPYTAEAERKLRTRLLADNTTVFGEKAAVESPGFYYAAPDFVRDHPDIVKIILQELEKAGSWAKSNYKDSAKLLSKLYKVDLATMEIVEERGGDRKVLPITDEVLSGLQNMADSFYELKVIPKKIDVKDKNYNWVPNQKW; via the coding sequence TTGAAATCTTTTCAGCAAACGAGAATTACGTCATTTGCATTATTATTTGTCATCGGTTTAGGCTTGAGTTTTGCGATCGCATCTTGCGCCCCTAGTAATTCAGCGAACGCACCAGCAGAAAAACCCCAAGCCAGCAAGTTAACAGTGTTGAAAATGGGACATCAAAAAGGGATGGCGCTGCTGAATATCCTCAAAGCCCAAGGTAGTCTAGAGAAGCGGTTACAACCTCAAGGTATTTCTGTCACCTGGAATGAATTTTCCTCAACAGCACCTTTACTTGAAGGTATGGGTGTAGGAGCGATCGTTTTTGGCGGTGGTGGTGGTACAGGAAGCGTGTTTGCTCAAGCTGCTGACAAACCTTTTGTAAGAGTGGCTGCAAGTACCAGTAGTACTAGAAGTTCTGCCATCCTGGTGAAAGAAAATTCACCCCTTAAAACTCTTGCTGATTTAAAAGGTAAGAAAGTCGCTTTTGCTAAAGGTGCAAGTTCGCAATATATGATCGTGCGTGCTTTAGAAAAAGTCGGTTTGAAATATTCAGATATTCAACCAGTCTATCTCACACCAGCTGAAGCTTTACCAGCCTTTGAGCGCGGTGATTTCGATGCATGGGTAATTTGGGATCCTTATACTGCAGAAGCTGAACGTAAGCTGCGGACTCGTTTGTTAGCAGACAATACTACAGTATTTGGCGAAAAAGCTGCTGTAGAAAGCCCAGGATTTTATTACGCTGCGCCAGATTTTGTCCGCGATCATCCAGATATTGTGAAAATAATTTTGCAAGAATTGGAAAAAGCAGGTAGTTGGGCGAAAAGTAACTACAAAGATTCAGCCAAGCTACTTTCCAAACTCTACAAAGTTGATTTAGCCACAATGGAAATAGTAGAGGAACGCGGAGGCGATCGCAAAGTATTACCTATAACTGATGAAGTTCTCTCAGGCTTACAAAATATGGCAGATAGCTTCTACGAACTCAAAGTTATTCCCAAGAAAATCGATGTCAAAGATAAAAACTACAACTGGGTTCCTAACCAGAAATGGTAA
- a CDS encoding class II aldolase/adducin family protein, translating into MVQTSIVRNGTLVKPPTFTSTEAERRHRKERLAAALRIFARLGFAQGLGGHITARDPELTDHFWVNPFGIHFSRVRVSDLILVNAQGEVVQGNGALNQAAYAIHSQIHEARPDVVAAAHAHSFYGKTWSALGRLIDPITQDSAVFYQDHALFDDYKGIVLDTSEGKRIAEGLGNKKAAILRNHGLLTVGHTVDEAAWWFIRLEDATKSQLLAESVGKPIPIEHDLALSIQQRNGTHEAGWRAFQYLWDEITRDQPDLLD; encoded by the coding sequence ATGGTGCAAACTTCCATCGTCCGCAATGGTACTCTCGTTAAACCACCAACCTTTACCTCCACAGAAGCAGAACGTCGTCATCGCAAAGAACGGTTAGCAGCAGCTTTACGTATTTTTGCCCGTTTAGGTTTTGCTCAAGGATTAGGAGGACACATCACAGCCCGCGATCCGGAACTTACCGATCATTTTTGGGTTAATCCTTTTGGGATTCATTTCAGCCGCGTGCGTGTTTCTGACTTAATCTTGGTGAATGCTCAAGGTGAAGTTGTTCAAGGTAACGGCGCACTCAATCAAGCTGCATACGCTATTCACTCCCAAATTCACGAAGCCCGTCCAGATGTAGTAGCGGCGGCTCATGCTCATTCCTTCTATGGCAAAACTTGGTCAGCACTAGGTCGCTTAATCGATCCGATTACTCAAGATTCTGCTGTGTTCTACCAAGATCATGCTTTATTTGATGATTACAAAGGTATTGTGTTAGATACCAGTGAAGGAAAACGCATTGCTGAAGGATTAGGTAATAAAAAAGCGGCAATTCTCCGCAATCATGGATTATTAACCGTAGGACATACTGTAGACGAGGCGGCTTGGTGGTTTATCCGGCTAGAAGATGCAACCAAATCCCAATTGCTAGCCGAATCCGTAGGTAAACCTATCCCCATTGAGCATGACCTCGCTTTAAGTATTCAACAACGCAATGGTACTCATGAAGCAGGTTGGCGTGCATTCCAATATTTGTGGGATGAAATTACCCGCGATCAACCAGACTTATTGGATTGA
- a CDS encoding LLM class flavin-dependent oxidoreductase, with protein MPVEFIGLIRTKPASELNSLPGSLADDIIDPAYVREFAQAHEQGDFDKVLIGYSSSSPDGFTVATHAAAFTERLGFLIAHRPGFVAPTLAARKAATLDHFTNGRIAVHIITGGSDADQQRDGDWLDHDNRYRRTDEYLEIVRRVWTSDTPFDYEGEFYRVKDAFSAIKPLQKPHIPLYFGGASGPAVEVGAKHSNVYALWGEPIAAVKERIAQVKAALPPDRSIRFSVSLRPILGVTEEQAWEKARNILGRIQEQRGGAKVAPPARPQAVGSQRLLDFAAKSEIYDKRLWTPIAAATGAAGNTTALVGTPEQVAEALVDYYDAGVTTLLIRGFDPLQDAIDYGREVIPLVRAEVAKRERQAVAVGR; from the coding sequence GTGCCAGTTGAGTTTATCGGGTTAATCCGCACCAAACCTGCTTCGGAGTTAAACAGTTTACCGGGTAGTCTAGCGGATGATATTATTGACCCCGCCTATGTGCGTGAGTTTGCCCAAGCTCATGAACAAGGGGATTTTGATAAGGTATTAATCGGCTATAGCTCTAGTAGTCCTGATGGTTTTACCGTTGCTACCCATGCAGCTGCGTTTACTGAGCGCTTAGGCTTTTTGATTGCTCATCGTCCAGGTTTTGTTGCACCAACTTTAGCAGCACGCAAAGCAGCGACCCTCGACCATTTCACTAATGGTCGGATTGCGGTGCATATTATTACTGGCGGTAGTGATGCAGACCAGCAAAGAGATGGTGACTGGCTTGATCATGACAATCGCTATCGTCGTACAGATGAGTATTTAGAAATTGTGCGTCGTGTTTGGACAAGCGATACACCCTTTGATTACGAGGGTGAATTTTATCGTGTTAAAGATGCTTTCTCTGCTATCAAACCACTGCAAAAGCCTCATATTCCCCTTTACTTTGGCGGTGCATCCGGCCCAGCCGTAGAAGTAGGAGCCAAGCATAGTAACGTCTATGCATTGTGGGGTGAGCCAATAGCCGCAGTTAAAGAACGGATTGCTCAAGTTAAGGCGGCTTTACCTCCCGATCGCTCTATTCGCTTTAGTGTATCTCTGCGTCCTATTTTGGGTGTGACAGAAGAACAGGCTTGGGAAAAAGCCAGAAATATTTTAGGGCGAATTCAAGAACAACGGGGAGGTGCAAAAGTCGCGCCCCCAGCTAGACCACAGGCGGTAGGTTCGCAACGGTTACTGGATTTTGCAGCTAAAAGCGAGATTTATGATAAGCGTTTATGGACACCGATCGCAGCTGCTACTGGTGCGGCAGGTAACACAACTGCATTAGTGGGAACACCGGAACAAGTTGCAGAAGCTTTAGTTGATTACTATGATGCAGGTGTAACTACTCTGTTAATTCGGGGCTTCGATCCGCTACAAGATGCTATTGATTACGGGCGAGAAGTCATACCGCTAGTACGTGCAGAGGTAGCAAAACGAGAACGTCAAGCTGTTGCAGTTGGGAGATAA
- a CDS encoding heme-binding protein produces the protein MVQTSTSTRTVELITADTALAAVKAGLKESQNLGANVSIAVYNSLLTLVAFAHGDGAPPHSVETSKRKAQTAASIRRPTGNFADHLAVALPLASGNLLTNLGGGLPIRFGGVHVGAIGVGGGTVEQDIAIAKAALSAIGAEPID, from the coding sequence ATGGTACAAACATCTACATCTACGAGAACTGTTGAATTAATTACAGCTGATACCGCATTAGCCGCAGTCAAAGCAGGTTTAAAAGAAAGCCAAAATCTAGGCGCTAACGTATCGATAGCTGTTTACAATTCGCTTTTAACTTTGGTAGCCTTTGCACATGGTGATGGCGCACCACCTCACAGTGTGGAGACTAGCAAACGCAAAGCCCAAACAGCAGCTTCGATTCGTCGCCCTACAGGAAACTTTGCTGATCATCTGGCTGTGGCGTTACCTCTAGCTTCTGGTAACTTGCTAACAAATCTCGGTGGGGGTTTACCTATTCGCTTTGGTGGTGTCCATGTAGGAGCCATTGGTGTTGGTGGCGGTACTGTTGAGCAGGATATTGCGATCGCCAAAGCCGCGTTAAGTGCGATCGGTGCAGAGCCAATAGATTAG
- a CDS encoding LLM class flavin-dependent oxidoreductase: MILSHYPGSIVGSDRFLAPTDFPDSPLSQALQQPVLLGLFLPIQAGGWSASTLPRTTDWSFEYNKDLVLKTEALGFDLVFALSQWLPKGGYGGVFNGQALDSFVTTAALTSVTQKIMLISTIHVLYGPIHPLHLAKYGATLDHISGGRWGINVVTGHRAVEHEMFGWNRIEHDHRYELAAEFIEVLQRLWGDNENFSFEGKSSWKLNGAYVTPKPKYGRPVLVNATGSDAGISFAARYSDIVFITSPAGSDFQSAIAALPPHTKRVKQAARDIGREVRTLLNPMVISRETERETWEYHDAIVAHADSTAPLGFSRFDSDAHAWKGRVGRDEPKRRAIGGNIEVIGTPEQVVEQFVQLKEAGIDGLQLSFYDFKPDLEFFGDRILPLMKQAGLRL; this comes from the coding sequence ATGATTCTTAGCCATTACCCTGGTTCAATTGTCGGAAGCGATCGCTTTTTGGCTCCGACAGATTTCCCCGACAGTCCGCTCTCCCAAGCATTGCAACAGCCTGTATTGTTGGGGTTATTTCTCCCCATTCAAGCAGGCGGTTGGAGTGCTTCTACATTACCACGCACTACCGACTGGAGCTTTGAATACAACAAGGATTTGGTGCTGAAAACTGAAGCGCTGGGCTTTGATTTAGTATTTGCGCTGTCACAATGGTTACCTAAAGGCGGCTATGGTGGCGTGTTCAACGGTCAAGCGCTGGACTCTTTTGTGACTACAGCTGCACTCACCAGCGTCACACAGAAGATTATGCTCATCTCTACAATTCATGTGTTGTACGGGCCGATTCATCCCTTGCACTTAGCTAAGTATGGTGCAACACTCGACCATATATCAGGGGGTCGCTGGGGTATTAACGTCGTGACTGGACACCGCGCAGTTGAACACGAAATGTTTGGTTGGAATCGGATTGAGCATGATCATCGTTATGAACTTGCAGCTGAGTTTATCGAAGTGCTGCAACGTCTATGGGGTGATAATGAAAACTTCTCATTTGAAGGAAAGTCTTCGTGGAAACTCAATGGTGCTTACGTCACACCTAAGCCGAAATATGGCCGTCCGGTGCTAGTCAATGCTACAGGCTCAGATGCAGGTATTTCCTTTGCTGCACGTTATTCTGACATTGTGTTTATTACTAGCCCCGCAGGTTCAGATTTCCAGAGTGCGATCGCAGCATTACCCCCACATACTAAAAGAGTAAAGCAAGCTGCACGGGATATCGGGCGGGAAGTACGGACACTCCTCAACCCGATGGTAATTAGCCGCGAAACTGAGCGCGAAACGTGGGAATATCACGATGCGATCGTTGCTCATGCTGACTCAACCGCACCTTTAGGCTTTAGCAGATTTGATAGTGACGCGCACGCTTGGAAAGGTCGCGTCGGTAGAGATGAACCAAAGCGTCGGGCTATTGGCGGTAACATCGAGGTCATCGGTACACCTGAGCAAGTAGTCGAGCAGTTTGTCCAGTTGAAAGAGGCTGGTATTGATGGCTTGCAGTTGAGCTTTTATGACTTTAAGCCTGATTTGGAATTTTTTGGCGATCGCATTCTCCCACTGATGAAACAGGCAGGTCTCAGGTTATAA
- a CDS encoding aliphatic sulfonate ABC transporter substrate-binding protein, whose product MRLKRRDLLGLGISTAALAACGKLANSPSNTSINTTPVAANTDVSSAKLRLGFQPPYVAVYALREQKLLEKALAEKSTSVEFRRMLSLKPVTEALSASAIDLGLGGTPVAAIAAGQPIKIIALVERSPKTHALLVLPNSPIKKVADLKGKKLGNPSGKSYYLAIRVLERAGLKDSDIEWVQIENDAGRSALLSGAIDVWGTWDPFYASAEVAKEVVPLVDGEGYQLNYVALFGRTDYIEKNPETIQKFLQAYKQAISWAKDNRQAAVDILVKENKLSPQAADLTLGRRNLIFEVPNDEYRQELINQSQLLTRLGLIKQQPNWDSAIDTTVAKAIAS is encoded by the coding sequence ATGAGGCTAAAACGCCGCGATTTACTGGGTTTGGGTATATCAACCGCAGCTTTAGCAGCTTGCGGTAAATTGGCTAATTCTCCATCCAACACATCTATTAATACTACCCCTGTAGCTGCTAACACTGATGTGAGTTCCGCCAAACTGCGTCTAGGTTTTCAACCACCATACGTTGCTGTATATGCATTAAGAGAACAAAAGTTATTAGAGAAAGCCTTAGCAGAAAAATCAACTAGTGTTGAATTTCGCCGGATGCTATCACTTAAACCAGTTACAGAAGCGTTATCTGCTAGCGCTATAGATTTGGGTTTGGGTGGTACACCAGTAGCTGCAATTGCAGCAGGTCAACCTATTAAGATAATTGCTTTAGTTGAACGTAGTCCTAAAACTCATGCGTTGTTAGTTCTACCTAATTCACCCATCAAGAAAGTTGCCGATTTAAAAGGTAAAAAACTTGGTAACCCATCGGGGAAAAGTTATTATTTAGCTATTAGAGTATTAGAACGTGCAGGACTTAAAGATAGTGATATAGAGTGGGTACAAATTGAGAATGATGCAGGTAGATCTGCATTATTATCAGGTGCGATTGATGTTTGGGGAACGTGGGACCCTTTTTATGCGAGTGCTGAAGTTGCAAAAGAAGTAGTCCCTTTAGTTGATGGTGAAGGTTATCAGTTAAATTATGTAGCTTTATTTGGGCGAACAGATTATATAGAAAAGAATCCAGAGACTATACAAAAATTTTTGCAAGCCTATAAACAAGCAATATCTTGGGCAAAAGATAACCGTCAAGCAGCAGTAGATATTTTGGTTAAAGAAAATAAGTTATCACCACAGGCGGCTGATTTAACTTTAGGTCGTCGCAACCTGATATTTGAAGTTCCAAATGATGAGTATCGCCAAGAATTAATCAATCAGTCTCAATTACTGACTCGTCTAGGACTGATCAAACAACAGCCAAATTGGGATAGCGCAATTGATACAACGGTGGCTAAAGCGATCGCATCCTGA
- the groES gene encoding co-chaperone GroES — translation MAAIALSVSTVKPLGDRVFIKVSESEEKTTGGIFLPDSAKEKPQVGEIVAVGPGKRHDNGTIHTIDVAIGDKVLYSKYAGTDIKLGTEEYVLLSEKDILAIVS, via the coding sequence ATGGCAGCTATAGCATTAAGCGTATCTACTGTTAAGCCTCTAGGCGATCGCGTTTTCATCAAGGTTAGTGAATCTGAAGAGAAAACAACGGGAGGTATTTTCTTGCCTGATAGCGCTAAAGAAAAGCCACAGGTGGGTGAAATTGTTGCAGTTGGCCCTGGTAAACGTCACGATAACGGCACCATTCACACTATAGATGTTGCCATTGGCGATAAGGTTCTTTACTCCAAGTATGCAGGTACCGACATTAAGCTAGGTACAGAAGAGTATGTCCTCTTATCTGAAAAGGACATCTTGGCAATTGTTTCCTAG
- the groL gene encoding chaperonin GroEL (60 kDa chaperone family; promotes refolding of misfolded polypeptides especially under stressful conditions; forms two stacked rings of heptamers to form a barrel-shaped 14mer; ends can be capped by GroES; misfolded proteins enter the barrel where they are refolded when GroES binds) has product MAKRIIYNENARRALEKGIDILAEAVAVTLGPKGRNVVLEKKFGAPQIVNDGVTIAKEIELEDHVENTGVSLIRQAASKTNDAAGDGTTTATVLAHAIVKEGLRNVAAGANAIEIKRGIDKATGFLVDKIKEHARPVEDSKAIAQVAAISAGNDEVVGALIAEALDKVGREGVISLEEGKSVTTELEVTEGLNFDKGYISPYFATDAERLEAVFDEPFLLLTDKKIALVQDLVPVLEQVARAGRPLVIIAEDIEKEALATLVVNRLRGVLNVAAVKAPGFGDRRKAILEDIAILTGGQLITEDAGLRLDATKLDQLGKARRITITKDSTTLVAEGNEQAVKARVEQIRRQIEETESSYDKEKLQERLAKLAGGVAVVKVGAATETELKDRKLRLEDAINATKAAVEEGIVPGGGTTLAHLAPGLQEWAKSNLVNEELTGALIVSRALSAPLKRIAENAGQNGAVIAERVKEKEFNVGYDATTGEFVDLFEAGIVDPAKVTRSAVQNAASIAGMVLTTEAIVVDKPEPKDAAPAAPGGGGLGGDFDY; this is encoded by the coding sequence ATGGCTAAACGCATCATTTACAACGAAAATGCCCGTCGCGCCTTGGAAAAAGGAATTGATATCCTCGCTGAAGCAGTAGCAGTTACCCTCGGCCCCAAAGGTCGTAACGTTGTTTTAGAAAAGAAATTTGGCGCACCCCAAATTGTGAATGATGGCGTTACCATCGCTAAAGAAATTGAATTAGAAGATCACGTTGAAAACACAGGTGTATCTCTAATTCGTCAAGCGGCTTCTAAAACTAACGATGCTGCTGGAGACGGTACTACAACTGCAACTGTGTTGGCTCACGCCATTGTCAAAGAAGGTTTGCGGAACGTAGCTGCTGGTGCGAATGCGATCGAAATCAAACGCGGTATCGACAAAGCCACAGGTTTTCTCGTGGACAAGATTAAAGAACACGCGCGTCCTGTGGAAGATTCTAAAGCGATCGCACAGGTTGCTGCAATCTCTGCCGGTAACGATGAAGTCGTAGGTGCTTTAATTGCAGAAGCCTTAGATAAAGTTGGTCGTGAAGGCGTTATTTCCTTAGAAGAAGGTAAGTCAGTCACCACCGAACTAGAAGTTACAGAAGGCTTGAACTTCGACAAAGGTTATATCTCTCCCTATTTTGCCACCGATGCCGAGCGCTTGGAAGCGGTATTCGATGAGCCTTTCTTGCTGTTAACCGATAAGAAAATTGCATTGGTACAAGACCTCGTACCCGTACTTGAGCAAGTAGCGCGTGCTGGTCGTCCCTTGGTAATTATTGCTGAAGATATTGAAAAAGAAGCTTTAGCAACCCTGGTAGTTAACCGTTTGCGTGGCGTGCTGAATGTAGCAGCTGTTAAAGCACCTGGATTTGGCGATCGCCGCAAAGCTATCCTAGAAGACATTGCCATTCTTACAGGCGGACAGTTAATTACCGAAGATGCTGGTCTTAGACTAGATGCTACCAAACTTGACCAACTCGGTAAAGCCCGCCGCATCACCATCACCAAAGATAGCACCACCCTCGTAGCTGAAGGTAACGAGCAAGCTGTAAAAGCACGGGTAGAACAAATCCGTCGCCAAATCGAAGAAACAGAATCTTCCTACGATAAAGAAAAACTGCAAGAACGTTTAGCAAAACTCGCAGGTGGGGTTGCAGTCGTAAAAGTTGGTGCTGCGACAGAAACCGAACTCAAAGACCGCAAGCTACGTCTGGAAGATGCTATCAACGCCACTAAAGCTGCTGTGGAAGAAGGTATCGTTCCCGGTGGTGGTACAACACTGGCACATTTAGCACCTGGCTTGCAAGAATGGGCAAAGTCTAACCTAGTCAATGAAGAATTAACAGGCGCATTGATAGTATCTCGCGCACTGTCTGCACCTCTCAAGAGAATTGCTGAAAACGCCGGTCAAAACGGTGCAGTAATTGCAGAACGAGTCAAAGAGAAAGAATTCAACGTTGGTTACGACGCAACTACCGGTGAATTTGTAGATTTGTTTGAAGCTGGGATTGTTGATCCCGCTAAGGTAACTCGTTCCGCCGTGCAAAATGCTGCCTCAATTGCAGGTATGGTACTAACTACTGAAGCCATTGTAGTTGACAAACCAGAACCCAAGGATGCTGCACCTGCTGCACCCGGTGGCGGCGGCTTAGGTGGCGATTTCGATTACTAA